The following coding sequences are from one Vicia villosa cultivar HV-30 ecotype Madison, WI unplaced genomic scaffold, Vvil1.0 ctg.000135F_1_1_3, whole genome shotgun sequence window:
- the LOC131624553 gene encoding mavicyanin-like, which yields MGCKNMILVVLIATLITKEVLATQHVVGGNQGWDPSSDFDSWSSSQTFKVGDQLVFKYSPMHSVVELGNESAYSKCDISTSLNSLSSGKDVVKLDKPGTRYFTCGTLGHCGQGMKVKIKIVKGNGSSSTVSSPSSSPSSSSSSTSPSTDASSASQYFASLMLIVTLSFVTMISLF from the exons atgGGGTGCAAGAACATGATTTTGGTGGTGCTAATAGCAACTTTGATCACAAAAGAGGTTTTAGCAACACAACATGTTGTTGGTGGAAACCAAGGTTGGGATCCATCCTCAGATTTTGATTCATGGAGTTCAAGCCAAACATTCAAAGTTGGAGATCAACTTG tTTTCAAGTACTCTCCAATGCATAGTGTGGTTGAGCTAGGTAATGAAAGTGCCTATTCAAAATGTGATATTAGCACCTCCCTAAACTCCTTAAGCAGTGGAAAAGATGTCGTGAAGTTGGACAAACCAGGTACAAGGTACTTCACATGTGGTACTTTAGGTCACTGTGGTCAAGGCATGAAGGTGAAGATCAAAATTGTGAAAGGAAATGGATCTTCTTCCACTGTATCATCACCATCATcgtcaccatcttcgtcttcttcaTCTACTTCTCCTTCAACTGATGCATCTTCAGCTTCACAATACTTTGCATCTCTTATGCTCATTGTCACACTATCTTTTGTCACAATGATTTCTTTGTTTTAA
- the LOC131624554 gene encoding triacylglycerol lipase 2-like: MVFSSLMNSVALTLCIIILAGYNHQARALNRAFFGNFGKPRPYEEGLCASLITIHGYKCQELEVTTKDGYILSVQRILEGRVKAGNVTKEPVIVQHGVMVDGATWFMNSPEQNLPMILSDNGFDVWVVNTRGTKHSRKHTHLDASRPEYWSWSWDELVAHEMPAVFDLVTKETKQKIHYVGHSMGTLVGLISLAEGKWENQIKSVVLLSPIAYLSRMTTAIGRLAAKSLLGESLTVMRIAEFDPKGIPATTFVQGVCAQNGLDCNNLFTLITGENCCLDKAAFDDFMKIEPQSSSTRNLLHLAQIVRTDKISKYDYMRPHLNMLNYGHLTPPAYDLSRIPKNLPIFMSYGGTDALSDVADVKKLLGDHFHDHEADKLTVQFVSNYAHGDYMFAINAHEVVYKNVTSFLKRKF, from the exons atggttTTCTCGAGCTTGATGAACTCCGTTGCTTTAACCCTCTGTATTATAATTTTAGCAGGTTATAATCATCAAGCTCGGGCATTGAATCGCGCCTTTTTTGGTAATTTTGGAAAGCCTAGACCTTATGAAGAAGGTTTATGTGCTTCTTTGATCACCATTCATGGTTACAAATGCCAGGAACTTGAA GTTACAACTAAAGATGGATACATTCTTAGCGTTCAAAGGATTCTAGAAGGTCGAGTTAAGGCTGGTAATGTCACGAAGGAGCCAGTAATTGTACAACATGGAGTTATGGTG GATGGAGCAACATGGTTTATGAACAGTCCAGAGCAAAATTTACCTATGATTCTTTCTGATAATGGCTTTGATGTGTGGGTTGTTAATACTAGAGGAACCAAACATAGTCGCAAACACACTCACCTAGATGCCTCTAGACCG GAATATTGGTCTTGGTCTTGGGATGAATTGGTGGCTCATGAAATGCCTGCTGTTTTTGATTTAGTCACAAAGGAAACCAAACAGAAGATACATTATGTTGGACATTCTATG GGGACTTTAGTAGGTTTGATATCATTGGCAGAAGGTAAATGGGAAAATCAGATCAAATCGGTAGTATTGTTGAGTCCTATCGCATATTTGAGCCGAATGACAACGGCAATTGGACGTCTTGCTGCAAAATCCTTACTCGGCGAG AGTCTTACTGTTATGCGGATTGCCGAATTTGATCCCAAAGG gatTCCTGCCACCACCTTCGTCCAGGGTGTTTGTGCTCAAAATGGACTAGATTGCAATAATTTATTCACTTTAATAACAG GTGAGAATTGTTGCTTAGATAAAGCAGCTTTTGATGACTTCATGAAAATTGAACCCCAATCATCATCAACAAGAAACCTTTTACATTTAGCTCAGA TTGTTCGAACAGATAAAATATCGAAATACGACTATATGAGACCACACTTAAACATGTTGAATTATGGACATCTAACACCTCCGGCCTACGATCTCTCAAGAATTCCTAAAAACCTTCCAATTTTCATGAGCTACGGTGGTACCGACGCACTTTCCGATGTCGCCGATGTTAAGAAGCTCTTAGGTGACCACTTTCATGACCATGAAGCAGACAAGCTTACTGTTCAATTCGTTAGTAATTATGCTCATGGTGACTACATGTTTGCTATAAATGCCCATGAAGTAGTGTACAAAAACGTTACATCTTTTCTCAAACGAAAATTTTGA